From the Cryptosporidium parvum Iowa II chromosome 2, whole genome shotgun sequence genome, one window contains:
- a CDS encoding Ser/Thr protein kinase yields MDFLNFPKFLFGNIYESIYECCVVNERKQEKKVQQQKKLKFNNLNILFYNQKDFHANKYSLRGCMTSRNNYNFQKSEEFFTYRKPYNESKLAAFEYTIPIEKTHRQPVEDYNSNCWLSQKKKSGFKINIIPSSKTQITPSINVQKVVKNENESEKKNSKSQINGAKYIIPMLDLNFTEKRNSELMTYREHFSASNNKQISPILSNFKDKTLEGGRKLQNEWINVNMLLLSAYHDRTIQSTKAKIEMLTFYAIEICFKKIDSKLHIIEEGSFGRVYKGRYNNCDVAVKVPNLDTMKSDPFGVTERILREWKLLAKINHPNIIGFKGGIILPNKHIWLITEFIQGCDLHSLKYKFKYEIPKEKAIKMIKQLIKALDFLHTPTREKGIIIHRDIKPENIIIDNNNWNIYLCDFGDAEEFGSGNKRRLSGATWLYSPIELLNADPIGNHISIQSVSQYNEKWDIWSLGCVIQEFFGNSNPFEYIVDFADNSNQIYSKLVKAVRENKYIPNIPTNIHPRIRKVIEMCLQPDPRLRPSAKVILKIIDNVF; encoded by the coding sequence ATGgactttttaaattttccaaaattcTTGTTTGGAAACATATATGAAAGTATATATGAATGTTGTGTAGTGAATGAGCgtaaacaagaaaaaaaagttcaGCAGCAAAAAAAGctaaaatttaataacttaaatatattattttacaATCAAAAAGACTTTCATGCaaacaaatattctttaagaGGATGCATGACTTCCAGAAACAActataattttcaaaaaagtGAAGAGTTTTTTACGTATAGAAAACCATACAATGAATCAAAGCTAGCTGCTTTTGAATATACAATTCCTATTGAAAAAACCCACAGACAGCCCGTTGAAgattataattcaaattgttGGTTAAgtcagaaaaaaaaatctggattcaaaattaatataattccATCTAGTAAAACGCAAATAACTCCTTCTATTAATGTCCAAAAGGTAGtaaagaatgaaaatgaatctgaaaaaaaaaactctAAAAGTCAAATTAATGGAGCGAAATACATCATTCCCATGCTTGATCTCAATTTTActgaaaaaagaaatagcGAGTTAATGACATATAGAGAACATTTTTCTGCATCGAATAATAAACAGATTTCACCGATTCTAAGTAACTTTAAAGATAAAACACTTGAAGGTGGTAGAAAGTTGCAAAATGAATGGATCAATGTAAATATGCTTCTTTTATCTGCATACCATGATCGTACTATACAAAGCACTAAAGCAAAAATCGAGATGTTAACATTTTATGCAATTgaaatttgttttaaaaaaatagattCCAAGCTCCACATAATCGAAGAAGGCAGTTTTGGAAGGGTTTACAAGGGTAGGTATAATAACTGTGATGTCGCAGTTAAGGTACCAAATCTGGATACAATGAAATCAGACCCATTTGGAGTTACTGAAAGAATCTTAAGAGAATGGAAACTACTAGCAAAAATTAACCATcctaatattattggtttCAAAGGTGGTATAATATTGCCTAACAAGCATATTTGGTTAATAACAGAATTTATACAAGGCTGCGACCTACATTCACTAAAGTATAAGTTTAAGTATGAGATTCCAAAAGAAAAGGCcataaaaatgattaagCAACTAATTAAAGCCTTAGACTTCCTACACACACCAACAAGGGAAAAGGGAATAATCATCCACAGGGATATTAAaccagaaaatattattattgataataataattggaatatttatttgtgCGATTTTGGAGATGCAGAAGAATTTGGCTCAGGAAACAAAAGGAGACTATCAGGTGCAACATGGCTTTATTCTCcaatagaattattaaatgcAGATCCAATAGGAAATCATATATCAATACAAAGCGTTTCTCAATATAACGAGAAGTGGGATATTTGGTCGCTGGGATGTGTAATACAGGAATTTTTTGGAAATTCAAATCCTTTTGAGTATATTGTAGATTTTGCAGATAATTCTAACCAGATTTACTCAAAACTAGTGAAAGCTGTGAGAGAAAATAAGTACATCCCCAATATACCCACAAATATCCACCCTCGAATCAGAAAGGTGATAGAGATGTGTCTTCAGCCAGATCCTCGTCTTAGACCTAGCGCAAAagttatattaaaaataatagataacgttttttaa
- a CDS encoding hypothetical protein (similar to ferlin, SMART 4x C2 domains and transmemebrane domain or GPI anchor): MVRNVRSKYVVGFTIHAGKGFITPNQSPINPLVVVRCCGREYRSKIKYNKLIATQWDESHSWNDIFLTDSEWEMSFITFEVQSANSFWKNDVIGQCSIQLKTLKQRKNHFLKRHFNITELNDTFPKGLLYLTVYACGPNDTPPTSDILELMNAEEDNFQNNQVDFLNQIVGAHEMKKEFSTLEREKQMYNLYVTIYRVEDLLFKKGLRDPFITVEFSGCSMQSSIARGVLDHNFNECFRFPVVVPIVEDIIILKLWDNSTKPPAIITQGKFSFARVRSTTIPVRWYNFYGNSALNIELGNKYSNDIFFTENVSSQSDIYLGRILISIKTELLRNKDQLMPAQVIAAQPLDELFTQPCNIIADVYSIKGIFGRNACVEVSVGPNKQRTEFVSREVEGQNYDNCKNNIVNKSKKQQSMDNFVYGSTQGRVPNIEIESQSKEEFTWDIIISVYTHTNSNVNKVDAQGILSSSELAHGSKRVAYCRLKIIDIPHYIENKPLPPIWIPLKQTRDGWIDMIDNKERSYNNRFEPLSETENEKNIETNNIQEIDLYSIGSSAILISISKQFASSVKRTKRHTIKCIDYELRCYLYACRNLNETGKDRTNPYIVVSCNGVYTTSSVKVNTNNPTFLECLFLRVKIESDPLTSFPTVAPITISVFSRHSWGKRFIGLCTCIYDRINGRNKNNEPISTLEPFWIKLKGGARLNNHVGDILLCIDIVKLCDSKMVPPQPLFPELKRVQMIVTTTLLQDLFMMTEEDIQYNIKSKLSQDEDLSLLNQGIIGSKIERYRILKEMNGNFFLENHERGNVYSTEIKNPVIEFTVSAFGRVDATTEGSENVGDKLLKNSEGRTKSSSSIPTYRQIVQWKSITSAGAKEFFNKSWKTLRGYNFEFFKTISLDIFLPLSPLFDPRLTIRIFEGLVDDSKLVGEFVISLVSFLPWIPDVDSAHEWISSKHDFSNNIDIAKITNVLSKGSKKKNLIKHSGLASIALADMEEDKEKKMNSTAHPFPAVSQQEEMEELKKKSLMNHGLNQAGVPITLIKSYTVSNVYYPRISQNMFTINLHIPFHFIIVAEGKTTDKRNNLKIMISNSGMDTGGVITTSTSGKTVSLRPSIDSTMEEFLSDILIPIIPVRKKGFDGKMKTFGYLRGYILLALPGVLDEINSKKSNENITNDNIDEDEIISQEIKQAVENNKISRCYSHEMIRYIININSLYKRIKGDNVYPNPVRVRLYILSALALVVPIDYSENIYQQSLEKKTFFEKIKDKLSIINMFEQNIRIKSFYISIVYGSKEENFRSTAKGTLNPLFYVCQEYNVNFPVESRFEIRVWGIQEKVYPYLACKVLGLLNQEKKEDGENTDLNGNSNNDLVINEINNEVCQELGPEYDVFIGSTAMDLTDRWHSKEWRQMMREDHIPIEYRPLYRDCTSNVNYGLLQMWVEIMSSNKAAVTKRYELSEPVPTEVEVRVIIWAGRDIKTANNLDYGDYLFKSTLDCKQYPEFRPDFGNNNPRVQQTDVHYNCRTGEPVFNWRLVYPHLVTPISGCLLQISIYHYSSFGNHEFIGEVNLDLRKYIMNVANSLEAIDEDVELPLVNSQSVDSSFDAGFVQVTIQIIPQSEANSKKVGMGRDIPNRFPKLVTPSVGRNWEDFLQLKERQDALRPIWLKIRIVYVIFAILLFFIIGAVYPALFYQSIYS; the protein is encoded by the coding sequence aTGGTTAGAAACGTGAGATCGAAATATGTTGTTGGATTTACTATTCATGCTGGGAAGGGGTTTATTACTCCGAATCAAAGCCCAATAAACCCATTAGTTGTAGTAAGATGTTGCGGAAGAGAATACAGGAGCAAAATTAAGTACAATAAGTTAATTGCGACTCAATGGGATGAATCCCATTCATGGAACGATATATTTTTGACTGATTCTGAATGGGAAATGtcatttattacttttgaGGTACAATCTGCCAATTCATTTTGGAAAAATGATGTAATTGGACAATGTTCAATACAATTAAAAACACTTAAACAGAGAAAAAATCACTTTTTAAAAAGGCATTTCAACATTACTGAGCTTAATGATACTTTTCCAAAAGGATTGCTTTATTTAACAGTATATGCATGCGGTCCGAATGATACTCCCCCGACAAGCGATATACTGGAATTAATGAATGCAGAAGAAGATAACTTTCAGAATAATCAAGTTGATTTCCTAAATCAAATTGTAGGAGCTCACGAAATGAAAAAAGAGTTCTCAACTTTAGAAAGAGAAAAGCAGATGTATAATTTATATGTAACAATTTATAGGGttgaagatttattattcaaaaaaggGCTAAGAGACCCTTTTATAACAGTAGAGTTTAGTGGTTGTAGTATGCAATCATCAATTGCTCGCGGTGTACTAGATCATAATTTTAATGAGTGCTTTAGATTTCCTGTTGTTGTACCAATCGTTGAGGacataataatattaaaattatggGATAATTCAACAAAACCCCCAGCAATCATTACGCAAGGAAAGTTTTCATTTGCGAGAGTTAGATCTACAACAATCCCTGTAAGATGGTATAACTTTTATGGAAATTCTGCACTAAATATAGAACTTGGGAATAAATATTCGAACGATATTTTCTTTACAGAAAATGTTTCTTCCCAAAGCGATATTTATTTAGGGAGAATACTTATTTCCATAAAAACAGAGCtattaagaaataaagaTCAATTAATGCCGGCTCAAGTGATAGCTGCTCAGCCGCTTGATGAGCTTTTTACTCAGCCATGCAATATAATCGCAGATGTATACTCAATTAAAGGCATTTTTGGAAGAAATGCATGCGTAGAGGTTTCGGTTGGGCCAAATAAACAGAGAACTGAATTTGTTTCGCGTGAGGTCGAAGGACAAAATTATGATAACTGTAAAAACAATATAGTTaacaaatcaaaaaaaCAACAAAGTATGGATAATTTTGTCTATGGGTCAACACAAGGTAGGGttccaaatattgaaattgagTCTCAATCAAAGGAAGAATTTACTTGGGATATAATCATATCAGTTTATACTCACACTAATTCAAATGTTAATAAGGTGGATGCTCAAGGAATATTGAGTAGTAGTGAGCTGGCTCATGGTTCCAAAAGAGTTGCATATTGTCgattaaaaataatcgACATACCGCATTACATCGAAAATAAGCCACTACCACCTATTTGGATTCCATTAAAACAAACAAGAGATGGTTGGATAGATATGATAGATAACAAGGAAAGAAGTTACAATAATAGATTTGAACCTTTATCAGAGACCGAAAacgaaaaaaatattgaaactAATAATATACAAGAAATTGACTTGTATAGTATTGGCTCAAGCGCTATCTTGATCTCAATTTCTAAGCAATTTGCTTCATCAGTAAAGCGTACAAAGAGGCACACAATAAAGTGTATAGATTATGAGTTAAGATGTTATTTGTATGCTTGCAGAAATCTTAATGAAACAGGAAAAGATAGGACAAATCCCTATATAGTAGTTTCATGCAATGGAGTCTATACAACATCTTCTGTTAAAgttaatacaaataatccAACATTTTTAGAATGCTTATTTTTGAGAGTGAAAATAGAATCTGATCCTTTAACATCTTTTCCAACTGTTGCGCCCATCACAATAAGTGTATTTTCAAGACATAGTTGGGGAAAAAGATTTATCGGATTATGTACCTGTATATATGACAGAATTAATGGAaggaataaaaataatgagcCTATTAGTACCTTAGAGCCATTTTGgattaaattaaaaggtGGTGCAAGGTTGAACAATCATGTCGGCGATATTTTACTTTGTATTGATATTGTTAAACTGTGCGATTCAAAAATGGTGCCACCACAACCTTTATTTCCAGAATTAAAAAGGGTACAAATGATAGTTACTACTACTCTTCTTCAAGATTTATTTATGATGACTGAAGAAGatattcaatataatattaagtcAAAGCTTTCTCAGGATGAAGATTTATCACTCTTAAACCAAGGAATAATAGGTTCAAAGATTGAAAGATATAGAATTTTAAAGGAGATGAAtggtaatttttttcttgaaaatcATGAAAGGGGAAATGTATATTCAACAGAAATAAAAAACCCAGTTATTGAGTTCACTGTAAGCGCTTTTGGAAGAGTTGATGCTACCACAGAAGGATCTGAAAATGTTGGTGATAAGCTACTAAAAAATTCAGAGGGTAGAACAAAATCATCTAGTAGTATTCCAACATATAGGCAGATTGTACAGTGGAAGTCTATAACATCCGCTGGGGCAAAGgaatttttcaataaatctTGGAAAACTTTAAGAGGGTACAACTTCGAATTCTTCAAGACAATCTCTCTAGATATTTTTTTACCGTTATCACCATTATTTGATCCAAGACTCACAATAAGAATCTTTGAAGGGTTAGTAGATGATTCTAAACTAGTTGGCGAGTTTGTTATATCTTTAGTTTCGTTTCTACCTTGGATACCTGATGTTGATTCTGCTCACGAGTGGATTTCTTCAAAGCATGATTTTTCTAATAACATAGATATTGcaaaaataacaaatgTATTATCAAAAGgatctaaaaaaaaaaacttaattAAACATTCTGGCTTAGCAAGTATTGCTCTTGCAGATATGGAAgaagataaagaaaaaaagatgaattcAACAGCGCACCCTTTCCCTGCTGTTTCACAACAAGAAGAAATGGAAgaacttaaaaaaaaaagtttaatgAACCACGGGTTAAACCAAGCTGGAGTTCCAATTACTTTAATAAAGTCGTATACTGTTTCCAATGTATATTACCCTAGGATATCGCAGAATATGTTCACGATTAATTTACATATCCCGTTTcactttattattgttgCAGAAGGAAAGACTACtgataaaagaaataatttgaaaatcaTGATATCAAATTCAGGGATGGATACAGGAGGAGTGATTACTACAAGCACATCTGGAAAGACAGTTTCACTCCGCCCATCAATTGACTCAACTATGGAAGAATTTCTGTCAGATATTcttattccaataattccTGTGAGAAAAAAAGGGTTTGATGGAAAGATGAAGACATTTGGGTACTTAAGGGGATATATTCTCTTAGCATTGCCTGGGGTACtagatgaaattaattctaagAAGAGCAATGAGAATATTACAAACGATAATATAGATGAAGACGAAATCATATCTCAAGAAATAAAACAAGCAGTTGAGAATAACAAAATTTCTAGATGTTACAGCCATGAGATGATCAGATacataataaatataaatagttTATATAAGAGGATCAAAGGTGATAATGTGTACCCAAATCCTGTAAGAGTACGTCTATATATATTGTCCGCATTGGCACTAGTAGTCCCAATTGACTATAgtgaaaatatttatcagCAATcacttgaaaaaaaaacgttctttgaaaaaattaaagataaactatcaataataaatatgttTGAACAAAACATAAGGATAAAATcattttatatttcaattgTTTACGGTTCAAAGGAAGAAAATTTTAGGTCGACTGCAAAGGGGACATTAAACCCTTTATTTTATGTATGCCAGGAGTATAACGTAAACTTTCCAGTTGAATCTAGGTTTGAGATTAGGGTTTGGGGAATACAAGAAAAAGTTTATCCATATCTAGCATGTAAAGTACTTGGGCTACTGAATCaggaaaagaaagaagatGGCGAAAATACCGATCTGAATGGAAATTCGAATAATGATTTggttattaatgaaattaataatgaagttTGCCAGGAGTTGGGACCTGAATATGATGTTTTTATTGGGAGTACAGCCATGGACTTAACTGATAGATGGCATAGCAAAGAATGGCGTCAGATGATGAGAGAAGATCATATACCCATTGAATATCGTCCACTATACAGGGACTGCACAAGTAATGTCAACTATGGTTTGCTACAAATGTGGGTTGAAATTATGAGTTCAAATAAAGCAGCAGTTACAAAAAGGTACGAGCTTTCAGAACCTGTACCAACAGAAGTGGAAGTTAGGGTCATTATCTGGGCAGGAAGAGATATAAAGACTGcaaataatttagattatggagattatttatttaaatctaCCCTGGATTGCAAACAGTATCCAGAATTTAGGCCAGATTTTGGTAATAATAACCCAAGGGTACAACAGACTGATGTTCATTATAATTGTAGAACTGGGGAACCTGTTTTTAATTGGAGGCTTGTTTATCCGCACCTGGTAACACCAATAAGTGGTTGTTTACttcaaatttcaatttacCATTATAGCTCATTTGGAAATCACGAATTTATCGGCGAAGTTAATTTGGACTTAAGGAAATACATAATGAATGTTGCAAATTCGTTAGAGGCAATTGATGAAGATGTCGAATTGCCACTTGTGAACTCACAAAGCGTAGATTCGTCATTTGATGCCGGTTTTGTGCAAGTGacaattcaaataattcctCAGTCAGAAGCAAATAGTAAAAAGGTTGGAATGGGGAGAGATATACCAAATAGATTTCCGAAACTAGTAACTCCTTCAGTTGGAAGAAACTGGGAGGATTTCTTACAACTGAAGGAAAGGCAGGATGCACTTAGACCTATTTGGCTGAAAATAAGAATCGTTTATGTAATTTTTGcgatattattattttttatcatAGGTGCAGTATATCCTGCATTGTTTTACCAGTCAATTTATTCCTAA